A section of the Mycolicibacterium anyangense genome encodes:
- a CDS encoding ArsI/CadI family heavy metal resistance metalloenzyme, translating into MSRLQLALNVDDLDAAITFYSKLFHAEPAKVKPGYANFAIAEPPLKLVLLENPGQGGTLNHLGVEVESSDTVHAEIARLADEGLFTEEEIGSTCCFATQDKVWVTGPGGERWEVYTVLAHSETFFGGSADEQEAETEGRCCAS; encoded by the coding sequence ATGTCGCGCCTACAGCTGGCACTCAATGTCGACGATCTCGACGCCGCAATCACGTTCTACTCCAAGCTGTTCCACGCTGAGCCCGCCAAGGTCAAGCCCGGCTACGCCAACTTCGCGATCGCCGAGCCGCCGCTCAAGCTCGTCCTGCTCGAGAACCCGGGACAGGGCGGCACGCTGAACCACCTCGGGGTCGAAGTGGAGTCCAGCGACACCGTTCACGCCGAGATCGCCCGGCTGGCCGACGAGGGATTGTTCACCGAAGAAGAGATCGGCTCCACCTGCTGCTTCGCCACCCAGGACAAGGTGTGGGTCACCGGCCCCGGCGGCGAACGCTGGGAGGTCTACACCGTGCTGGCCCACTCCGAGACCTTCTTCGGCGGCTCCGCCGACGAGCAGGAGGCCGAGACCGAAGGCCGGTGCTGCGCATCGTGA
- a CDS encoding helicase HerA-like domain-containing protein, which translates to MTSESTATPAQQIAAGYATTGQALNLGSVVVDGTVDPAAQVRIPLAMMNRHGLVAGATGTGKTKTLQVIAEQLSAAGVPVVMADIKGDLSGLSRPGEASERTLQRAKETGDDNWAGAPFPVEFLSLGTGGVGVPVRATISAFGPILLSKVLGLNATQESTLGLIFHWADQQGLPLLDLKDLRSVITYLTSDEGKEQLKTIGGVSSQTAGVILRALVNLQADGGDTFFGEPAIDPADLLRVDSQGRGVITLFELGDQAARPVMFSTFLMWVLADLFTYLPEVGDVDKPKLVFFFDEAHLLFNDASKAFLSQVEQTVKLIRSKGVGVFFCTQLPTDVPNNVLSQLGARIQHALRAFTPDDQAALTKTVRTYPKTQFYDLGTDLTALGIGEAIVTVLSERGAPTPVAWTRLRPPQSLMASIGPDYIKAVAQASPLFLKYGQTIDRESAYEMLAAKLAPPPEEAGGADLPPILPTGIDLPPMPEPVQKAEPGVLDQVMNSPAFKSAMRSAGTVIGREITRSIFGTGRRRR; encoded by the coding sequence ATGACGAGCGAATCGACAGCGACTCCTGCCCAGCAGATCGCCGCCGGCTACGCCACCACCGGGCAAGCCCTCAACCTCGGCTCCGTCGTCGTCGACGGAACCGTCGATCCTGCCGCCCAGGTCCGCATCCCGCTGGCGATGATGAACCGGCACGGTCTGGTCGCCGGAGCTACCGGCACCGGTAAGACCAAGACGCTGCAGGTGATCGCCGAACAGCTGTCCGCCGCCGGCGTGCCGGTGGTCATGGCCGACATCAAGGGCGATCTCTCGGGTCTGTCCCGGCCCGGTGAAGCCAGCGAGCGCACCCTGCAGCGCGCCAAGGAGACCGGCGACGACAACTGGGCCGGCGCGCCGTTCCCGGTCGAATTCCTGTCGCTGGGCACCGGCGGCGTCGGTGTTCCGGTGCGGGCGACGATCTCCGCCTTCGGCCCGATCCTGTTGTCAAAGGTGTTGGGGCTCAACGCAACTCAGGAGTCGACGCTCGGCCTGATCTTTCACTGGGCCGATCAGCAGGGCCTGCCGCTGCTGGACCTGAAGGACCTGCGCTCGGTGATCACCTACCTCACCAGCGATGAGGGCAAGGAACAGCTCAAGACCATCGGCGGGGTGTCCTCGCAGACCGCGGGCGTCATCCTGCGCGCCCTGGTCAACCTGCAGGCCGACGGCGGCGACACCTTCTTCGGTGAGCCTGCCATCGACCCGGCCGACCTGCTGCGCGTCGACTCCCAGGGCCGCGGCGTCATCACGCTCTTCGAACTCGGCGACCAGGCCGCCCGGCCTGTGATGTTCTCCACCTTCCTGATGTGGGTGCTGGCCGACCTGTTCACCTACCTGCCCGAGGTCGGTGACGTCGACAAGCCCAAGTTGGTGTTCTTCTTCGACGAGGCCCACCTGCTGTTCAACGACGCCTCCAAGGCGTTCCTGTCGCAGGTCGAGCAGACCGTGAAGCTCATCCGCTCCAAGGGCGTCGGCGTGTTCTTCTGCACACAGCTGCCCACCGACGTCCCCAACAACGTGCTGTCCCAATTGGGTGCCCGCATCCAGCACGCGCTGCGCGCCTTCACCCCGGACGATCAGGCTGCGCTGACCAAGACCGTCCGCACCTACCCGAAGACCCAGTTCTATGACCTGGGCACCGACCTGACCGCACTGGGTATCGGCGAGGCGATCGTCACCGTGCTCTCCGAGCGCGGCGCCCCGACGCCGGTGGCGTGGACTCGGCTGCGGCCGCCGCAGTCACTGATGGCCAGCATCGGCCCCGACTACATCAAGGCTGTCGCTCAAGCCAGCCCGCTGTTCCTCAAGTACGGCCAGACCATCGACCGCGAGTCGGCCTACGAGATGCTCGCAGCCAAGCTGGCCCCGCCACCGGAGGAAGCCGGCGGTGCGGACCTGCCGCCGATCCTGCCCACGGGAATCGACCTGCCGCCCATGCCCGAGCCGGTGCAGAAGGCTGAGCCCGGTGTGCTCGATCAGGTGATGAACAGCCCCGCTTTCAAGAGCGCGATGCGCTCGGCGGGCACCGTGATCGGCCGCGAGATCACCCGCAGCATTTTCGGCACGGGCCGCCGGAGGCGCTAG
- a CDS encoding ferritin-like domain-containing protein → MTTKDIYTGVPDPYSWEVPSTGDARFTWEYDEGRARLLSLYQKGKDKQWDAQSRIDWSQDVHPDNPVALPTEFHPLFGSPMWEAADAARQAEMRRHFQAWQISQFLHGEQGAMVCAAKIVEVVPDLDAKFYAATQTMDEARHVEAFSRFLQDKVEMAYPINTHLSALLEDTLHDSRWDMPYLGMQVLIEGLALAAFGVMRDMAAQDSLAKQLLAYVMQDEARHVAFGRISLKDYYAALTDAERAEREEFVVDACYLMRDRFRGEEVWETLGMDVKQCADWVDNSPLMIQFRSHLFSRIVPIVKDIGLWGDKVQKAFRDMGVHDMAGFDIDGLMKADEDQAEQLDKAHAEMAARVHEVDEAIAAGTG, encoded by the coding sequence ATGACCACGAAAGACATCTATACCGGGGTCCCCGATCCCTATTCATGGGAGGTTCCCAGTACCGGCGACGCCAGGTTCACCTGGGAGTATGACGAGGGCCGCGCCCGCCTGCTGTCGCTCTACCAAAAGGGCAAGGACAAGCAGTGGGACGCCCAGTCCCGCATCGACTGGTCCCAGGACGTCCACCCCGACAACCCGGTCGCCCTGCCCACCGAGTTCCATCCGCTGTTCGGCAGCCCGATGTGGGAGGCGGCCGACGCGGCACGCCAAGCCGAGATGCGACGGCACTTCCAGGCCTGGCAGATCTCCCAGTTCCTGCATGGCGAGCAGGGCGCCATGGTCTGTGCGGCCAAGATCGTCGAAGTCGTCCCCGACCTCGACGCCAAGTTCTACGCGGCAACCCAGACCATGGATGAAGCCCGACACGTCGAGGCCTTCAGCAGGTTCCTGCAGGACAAGGTCGAGATGGCCTACCCCATCAACACCCACCTGAGCGCGCTGCTCGAGGACACCCTGCACGATTCGCGCTGGGACATGCCATATCTGGGCATGCAGGTCCTCATCGAAGGGCTCGCGCTGGCCGCGTTCGGAGTGATGCGCGATATGGCCGCCCAGGACTCGCTGGCCAAGCAGCTGCTGGCCTACGTGATGCAGGACGAAGCACGCCACGTCGCCTTCGGCCGCATCTCGCTCAAGGACTACTACGCCGCACTGACCGATGCCGAGCGGGCCGAACGCGAAGAGTTCGTGGTCGACGCCTGCTACCTGATGCGCGACAGGTTCCGCGGCGAAGAGGTCTGGGAGACCCTCGGCATGGACGTCAAGCAATGCGCCGACTGGGTCGACAACTCGCCGCTGATGATCCAGTTCCGTTCACACCTGTTCAGTCGCATCGTGCCGATCGTCAAGGACATCGGCCTGTGGGGCGACAAGGTCCAAAAAGCCTTCCGCGACATGGGTGTTCACGATATGGCCGGCTTCGACATCGACGGCCTGATGAAGGCCGACGAGGACCAGGCCGAGCAGCTGGACAAGGCGCACGCCGAGATGGCGGCCCGCGTCCACGAAGTCGACGAGGCGATTGCCGCGGGCACCGGCTAA
- a CDS encoding L,D-transpeptidase, translating to MWQVGLAHRPRRRIRLAALALIPALLFVLSACGSDPSPVPVKVIADKGTPYGDLLIPELTASVKDGAVDVAVDKPVTITATGGVLGSVTMVNAAGTAVAGQLSSDGVTWKTTEPLGYNKSYTLSARSLGLGGVTTEKLTFETQSPENLTMPYLLPGDGEVVGVGQPIAVRFDENIPDRAAAERAIKVTTDPSVEGAFYWLNNREVRWRPKNYWKPGTKIDVAVNTYGVDLGDGLFGQENLTTHFTIGDEVIATADDNTKTLTIRQNGEVIKTMPISMGKNSTPTNNGVYIIGDRLSHMIMDSSTYGVPSNSPNGYRTEVDWATQMSYSGIYVHSAPWSVGSQGYSNVSHGCLNVSPSNAQWFYTNTKRGDIVEVRNTVGSLLPGTDGLGDWNIPWETWKAGNANA from the coding sequence ATGTGGCAGGTCGGCTTGGCACACCGTCCGCGGCGTCGCATACGGCTGGCGGCGCTGGCCTTAATCCCGGCTCTGCTGTTCGTCCTGAGTGCCTGTGGCAGCGATCCGTCGCCGGTCCCCGTGAAGGTGATCGCCGACAAGGGCACGCCGTACGGGGATCTGCTCATCCCGGAGCTGACGGCGTCGGTCAAGGACGGCGCGGTCGACGTGGCGGTGGACAAGCCGGTGACCATCACGGCCACCGGCGGCGTGCTGGGCTCGGTGACGATGGTCAACGCCGCGGGCACGGCGGTCGCCGGGCAGCTCAGCTCCGACGGCGTGACGTGGAAGACCACCGAGCCGCTGGGCTACAACAAGAGCTATACGTTGAGCGCCCGGTCGTTGGGGCTTGGCGGCGTGACCACCGAGAAGCTCACCTTCGAGACCCAGTCACCGGAAAACCTGACCATGCCCTACCTGTTGCCCGGTGACGGTGAGGTGGTCGGGGTGGGCCAGCCGATCGCGGTGCGGTTCGACGAGAACATCCCCGACCGCGCTGCCGCCGAACGGGCCATCAAGGTGACCACCGATCCGTCGGTCGAGGGTGCGTTCTACTGGCTCAACAACCGCGAAGTGCGTTGGCGGCCAAAGAATTACTGGAAGCCGGGCACCAAGATCGATGTCGCGGTCAACACCTACGGCGTGGACCTGGGCGATGGGCTGTTCGGGCAAGAGAACCTGACCACACACTTCACCATCGGCGACGAGGTGATCGCGACCGCCGACGACAACACCAAGACGCTGACCATCCGCCAGAACGGTGAGGTCATCAAGACCATGCCGATCTCGATGGGCAAGAACAGCACGCCCACCAACAATGGCGTTTACATCATCGGCGACCGGTTGTCCCACATGATCATGGACTCGTCGACGTATGGCGTTCCGTCCAACTCGCCCAACGGCTATCGCACCGAGGTCGACTGGGCCACCCAGATGTCCTACAGCGGCATCTACGTCCACTCCGCGCCGTGGTCGGTGGGCAGTCAGGGCTATTCCAACGTCAGTCACGGCTGCCTCAACGTCAGTCCGAGCAATGCGCAGTGGTTCTACACCAACACCAAGCGCGGTGACATCGTCGAGGTGCGCAACACCGTCGGCTCGCTGCTGCCGGGCACCGACGGCCTCGGGGACTGGAACATCCCCTGGGAGACATGGAAGGCCGGCAACGCCAACGCGTGA
- a CDS encoding class I SAM-dependent methyltransferase gives MTSGTTTLLTKADIIKMRREILRFLLLRGRPPTEGSTSIEELLYLANLAQRTDARLIGEIGFNAGFSSFAFLSAHPDIKVVSFDLGEHAYSRTAKALIDKKFPGRHTLINGDSTKTVPAHHSKNPDLQFDLVFIDGGHAYEVAQADIANMRLFCGEKTAVVMDDLTPWLSWGEGPYRAWTEAIAAGVVRQDEMFKDGKRVEVMEAPGKRSWALGHYLR, from the coding sequence ATGACAAGTGGAACGACAACGCTGCTCACCAAAGCGGACATCATCAAGATGCGGCGGGAGATCCTTCGCTTCTTGTTGTTGCGGGGTCGTCCTCCGACCGAGGGTTCAACCTCCATCGAGGAACTGCTGTACTTGGCCAACCTCGCCCAGCGCACCGATGCCCGTTTGATCGGAGAGATCGGATTCAATGCCGGCTTTTCCAGCTTCGCCTTCCTCAGCGCACACCCGGACATCAAGGTTGTGTCTTTCGATCTGGGTGAGCACGCCTACAGCCGCACGGCGAAGGCATTGATCGACAAGAAGTTCCCGGGTCGACACACGTTGATCAACGGAGACTCCACCAAGACAGTCCCCGCCCACCACAGCAAGAATCCCGACCTCCAGTTCGACCTCGTCTTCATCGACGGCGGCCACGCCTACGAGGTCGCTCAGGCCGACATCGCCAACATGCGGTTGTTCTGCGGTGAGAAGACGGCTGTGGTCATGGACGACCTGACACCGTGGCTCAGCTGGGGCGAAGGTCCGTACCGCGCCTGGACCGAGGCGATCGCGGCCGGGGTGGTCCGCCAGGACGAGATGTTCAAGGACGGGAAACGTGTCGAGGTGATGGAGGCGCCGGGTAAGCGAAGCTGGGCACTGGGCCACTACCTTCGCTGA
- the cmrA gene encoding mycolate reductase (Catalyzes the final step in mycolic acid biosynthesis.) has product MPVPAPSPDSRAVVTGASQGIGEALATELAARGYSLIVTARRGEVLSELAARLTDRYGVTVEVRAADLADPAARGALADELAAREISILCANAGTATFGPVASLDPEGEKAQVQLNVLGVHDLVLAVLPGMLARKAGGILISGSAAGNSPIPNNATYAATKAFANTFSESLRGEVKSAGVHVTLLAPGPVRTELPDPSEQSLVERLIPDFLWINTEYTARLSLDGLEHNKMRVVPGVTSKAMSVASGYAPRAIVTPIVGAVYKKLGGD; this is encoded by the coding sequence ATGCCAGTCCCCGCGCCCTCACCAGACAGTCGTGCCGTCGTCACCGGAGCCTCGCAGGGCATCGGTGAGGCACTGGCCACCGAACTCGCCGCTCGCGGCTACAGCCTGATCGTCACCGCCCGTCGCGGCGAGGTGCTCAGTGAGCTGGCCGCCCGGCTGACCGACCGGTACGGCGTCACCGTCGAAGTCCGGGCCGCGGATCTGGCCGACCCGGCGGCGCGCGGTGCGCTGGCCGACGAGCTCGCCGCCCGCGAGATCTCGATCCTGTGCGCCAATGCGGGCACGGCGACATTCGGGCCGGTTGCCAGCCTCGACCCCGAGGGCGAGAAGGCCCAGGTTCAGCTCAACGTGCTCGGCGTGCATGACCTGGTGCTCGCCGTGCTGCCCGGGATGCTGGCGCGCAAGGCCGGCGGCATCCTGATCTCCGGGTCCGCGGCGGGCAACTCCCCCATTCCCAACAACGCGACCTATGCGGCCACCAAGGCGTTCGCCAACACGTTCAGCGAGTCGCTGCGCGGTGAGGTCAAGAGCGCCGGTGTGCACGTGACGCTGCTGGCGCCGGGTCCGGTGCGCACCGAACTGCCCGACCCCTCAGAGCAGTCGCTGGTGGAGCGGTTGATCCCGGACTTCCTCTGGATCAACACCGAGTACACCGCGCGGCTGTCGCTGGATGGCTTGGAGCACAACAAGATGCGGGTTGTCCCGGGTGTGACGTCGAAGGCGATGTCGGTGGCCTCCGGGTATGCACCGCGGGCGATCGTCACGCCGATCGTCGGCGCGGTCTACAAGAAGCTCGGCGGCGATTAG
- a CDS encoding WXG100 family type VII secretion target gives MTESLRVDPETLVASGAEVDQHSQNIFATHSCADERVDASLFSWAGQSQAAMTAMAAKWASLTQALSVRLYDHGESLRTAGVTFADMDSRDRATLDSVYRPQSSP, from the coding sequence GTGACGGAGTCACTTCGCGTCGATCCGGAGACTCTTGTTGCTTCGGGTGCCGAGGTTGACCAGCATTCGCAGAACATCTTTGCCACCCACAGCTGCGCCGATGAGCGGGTTGATGCGTCGCTGTTCAGCTGGGCGGGACAGTCCCAGGCCGCGATGACCGCCATGGCCGCCAAGTGGGCCTCCCTGACACAGGCGCTCTCCGTGCGTCTCTATGACCATGGCGAGAGTTTGCGAACCGCTGGTGTGACGTTCGCCGACATGGATTCCCGCGACAGGGCCACGCTGGATTCCGTGTATCGGCCGCAGTCCTCACCATGA
- the orn gene encoding oligoribonuclease encodes MREELVWIDCEMTGLDLRTDRLIEIAALVTDAELNVLGEGVDVVIHADDDALDGMVEVVAKMHHRSGLTEEVRASTIDVPAAEQLVLDYIRTHVKAAKTAPLAGNSIATDRGFIARDMPKLDQYLHYRMIDVSSIKELCRRWYPKIYYGQPEKGLAHRALADIRESIRELKYYRQTAFVPQPGPSTSEIAAAAASIDAVGDTDSVVEGESS; translated from the coding sequence GTGCGTGAAGAATTGGTGTGGATTGACTGCGAGATGACGGGCCTGGACCTGCGAACCGACCGTCTCATCGAGATCGCGGCCCTGGTGACCGATGCCGAACTCAACGTTCTCGGTGAGGGCGTCGACGTCGTGATCCACGCCGACGACGACGCGCTGGACGGCATGGTGGAGGTCGTCGCCAAGATGCACCACCGGTCCGGGCTGACCGAGGAAGTTCGGGCGTCGACGATCGACGTGCCGGCCGCCGAGCAGCTGGTTCTCGACTACATCCGCACCCACGTGAAGGCGGCCAAGACCGCGCCGCTGGCCGGCAACTCGATTGCCACCGATCGCGGCTTCATCGCGCGGGACATGCCGAAGCTGGACCAGTACCTGCACTACCGGATGATCGACGTCAGCTCCATCAAGGAGCTGTGCCGCCGCTGGTACCCCAAGATCTACTACGGACAGCCCGAAAAGGGGCTCGCGCACCGGGCGCTGGCCGACATCCGGGAGTCGATTCGCGAGCTCAAGTACTACCGGCAGACGGCGTTCGTGCCACAGCCTGGGCCGTCTACCAGCGAGATCGCCGCCGCGGCGGCGTCGATCGACGCCGTCGGCGATACCGATTCGGTTGTCGAGGGCGAAAGCAGCTAG
- a CDS encoding Rv2640c family ArsR-like transcriptional regulator, translated as MPKALPVIDTTEPVCCAPVAAGPMSDDDALQIALRLKALADPARVKIVSYLFSSTAGEQSSGELAAVLKLTESTMSHHLTQLRKAGLVLSERRGMNVFHRIRPEALQALCAALDPNCCS; from the coding sequence ATGCCCAAAGCTCTGCCGGTCATCGACACCACCGAACCGGTGTGCTGTGCTCCGGTCGCCGCCGGCCCGATGAGCGACGACGACGCCCTTCAGATCGCGCTGCGGCTGAAGGCGCTGGCCGATCCGGCTCGGGTCAAGATCGTGTCGTATCTGTTCAGTTCGACTGCGGGAGAGCAGAGTTCGGGTGAACTGGCAGCGGTGCTCAAACTGACCGAGTCCACGATGAGCCACCACCTGACCCAACTGCGCAAGGCGGGCTTGGTGCTCTCGGAGCGGCGCGGCATGAACGTCTTTCACCGGATTCGCCCGGAGGCGTTGCAGGCGCTGTGCGCTGCGCTGGATCCCAACTGCTGCAGCTAG